A window of Cydia fagiglandana chromosome Z, ilCydFagi1.1, whole genome shotgun sequence genomic DNA:
tcgagtagatggcgacgCCTACTTAAAGATATTTAACTACACAATTTGAAAAGAACAAGGATCGtggtcaaatggcgttctaaaagttttaatcatgtgccgatagatggcagtaaattattttatataatggtTTTTCGTTGAAGTCTAAGTTGAGCTTGATCTAAAAATTGGAAATATGCGAATCTATAATAATTATGACAATAAACCTGAACATACTTATGTGTAAGTTCttgtgaaataaaatacaattgtcTTGTATAAAAACTCCTTTTATTTCTTTGGctcttaaaactaaacaaattataacaatattacataactgtaggtacttagtaaTGGTAACTGTTACATACATACTTggcgtaataaaaaaatatcaattttctaTCAGTTAGTAGGAGGCGCAATAAGATTAATAAATATGATATTAGTTTGATATTCTcaatgcatctcgctcgcatttTATGTGAGAAATATGCAGACTAATCTCAAAACGATACCATATTTGAATAATCTGAAAAAAGCCTCCATTTTTCGGTTTTATATATGTCACTCTCATTCATAAACATGTGTACACATTTACACCTAGGTAATCCATATGGTTTGAGGTAAAAAGTGTGTAAATAATGTTAAACTAAGTTATCCATTAACTGCTAAATTTAGACAAAGAATATTAGACACACAATATGGTATTACAAATAACCAAAGATATTGCGACACCTATTTGAAAGCGGCTGCaggagactgtcgcttacataacgcttttgccttgtatggcagctacctcaataaaatacgtgaatctcgagaatatactgccaatttgttagccaagtcatgaaatattacctgagccaatatcgcttactcagcatttccagaagtattagaagaattgcgttatgtaagcgacagtctcgtggaatgccccagtAGATGTCGCCGTACGGCCCCACACATATGCCGTAACTAGGTTGACAAGCGCTCACGTTTGACAGTTACCACAAAATATGCCACTGAATagcgccatctacttcagcagTGAACAGCGTTGCCGCTAACAAACTTGACATAGTTCTAAACGGTGTTATGGAGGCTGACCGTACAATGTACGGCACTACTGAAAAATTTTAGAGACGAACTGCATTTGAACTGCAACCGGCACAGTTTGCAGACAAGTTGCAGTTGAACTGCAGGTATGTCGTAATGTAGGTCCAAATTATGCAATACATATTCAAATGAACCTTTTGCATACAAAAAACCATTAAAGGCGTAAGATTCTTGAGTTGTGATCATAACGCCAAAAACGCAGAGTGAACGCAGTATAAGTACAGTACCATTTCCGTACCATTTCGTATCttgtcatggctcctctacacgatgggccaacgccaacagCCAtccggtagaatgagatagcaatatcacttgctccctctaacgcataaatgcgtcccttggagtggccggcgttggcccatcgtgtagaggagccatcacacTGGCAACCGATATGaaaatggtactgaaattaatTTCCTTACagaagtgcataattattttccatcggtTTTCACGGAAAAGTACTagcgtgtcttgctatttcagtcagtctcggtacaaaaatacTAAGgatgactgaagtagcatgacaaatacgaacgtttcagAGAAAATACGGTggaaaaacaattatgcattacatctgtACCGTACTTTCACTCTTTCCAGGtttatacaggatgattcatgagacgtgagcatgactgatcctgcacactcagtaactgataattgatcgatcaccgtcgtatttaggtgaaacaaccacactttttcctattttttaactttttggtgaggacaattttaattctctacaatcattgtcaccctacaagacctaattaataaacataaaacctcttttacgaagaaaataaaatgtcaaacctgagtgaattacgagttttcaaaagtaaccagaccgtggtGACAGTGATGACGTTCAATTTGACGcagaatatcgatagtttagtattctaatgttagggtgaccatccatgtcgtaaataaattaataacttttttttcaacacgactagaaaattaacgttaacctcactaatattgataggaaacagttgcttataatttacgaaatgcgcagtgttagtcctgctcacgtctcctgaatcaccctgtatttactTGCACCACAGAATTTTCTGTATGTTGATATTTATTTCACCAAGTTTGCAGTCTCTTTTCGCATTCTTATTTATCCCTGTGAAcaataaaaacgcaatttaatTTCTCGTTGCAATAATGTGATATACGTTGAatttgctcggaaaatataaCAGGCGTTCTATTTAATCGGGTGCTTGAAATTTCCTAGGAATGAAAACTAAGTCTGGCTACGAGTAAACGGTTCGAGAGTAATATAagttttacatacatacatactacatACAAATCTTCTACTGGCTCTGTTTTCTTTGTATATTATTAGCAACGAAAACCAGTTTACAACGTATCGAATACTTATTGCATTTAAGTCGCATAACAACTGCGACTGTCGCCGGAGTCACGCCGCTCGGAAGCGAATCTGCGACAGTTACCGCTGCGACACTGTCGCTGCACCCGAGTCGTCGCGACAGAGCCGCTCTTCTCGGAAGTCCAGCTTAAACGGGGCTTGAGGAAGGACTCTaaagggtatcgtcttgggtcgtcccgttcgttattcgtcaagttcttaaattagtcctattctgctttcgtcacccattctacatttgTCACAaccgtcggtggctttcaataactcaggcacagaataaataatagtactaggtacagaagactcactctctaacaaaacgcgtctgtaacgagcagcacagatatggccgctaggtggcgacagcgccacgcacggcttatggctttccccaaaatcgGGGTGAAACggacgtacttttagctacctgtagcaaagcggctaaatcgcggagtgagccacgcctgactcaGGTGGCCTACGAAACTCAAACTCACCTATTTCTACTAATACACTGGCAACTCAATCAGTTCCAGCCGTGCGACAGCGCCTCGCTCTCCCACCCCTTGGGCGCCTCCCACTTGTGCTCCTCATGATGGTGCACTGGCACGTGCACAATCTTCTCCACCACCACCTTCTTCTCCACCGGATAAGGCACGTGCTTGATAACTGGCACGTGCACCTCCTTGTAGTTGTAGACGGGGACCTCCTTGATCACGGGGACCTCTTTGACGACGGGCACGTGGACTTTGGAGACGTGGTGGTGGTGGATGGTGTGGACCTTGTAGGGGACGTGGATGGTCACGTGTTTGCTGGGGACAAAATGTATATTATTAGTGGATACACCATATACtgtagcgacccgccccggattcgcacgggttacacaaaaggtatcgtcttgggtcgtcctattcgtttttcgtcaagttcttaaattagtcctattctgttttcgtcacccattctacattcgtcacaatcgtcggtggctttcaatgtagaatgagtgacgaaagtagAATAGGACTTAAAATTCCCTGTCATTTAATTTTGCATGTCTGATTATGCCATATATACGAGTAAGTTTTAAGTACAATGTATGTTTCCAGTTCACTTATATGACAGTATGTCAAAGCGTGTCGTAACGAAACATATAGTCCACTCTCAGCGCTCTACCGCATATCGTAACGTAACATCTTAAAAGCAGTAACTTCTTACGAAAGCCATACACACATACGCTGTTTCGAAACTTAACCGGTCTCAAGGAAAACGTGATCTTTATAATAATTCACTTTCCTCTTATTTGGAAACTCAAGTAGGCACGTCATTGTAATTTGAGCGTTATGTGTTTGAGGTATAGTTCAAAATAGCATGGTTAAATTTAGTCAATTGAAAACTGTCCATGTTCCCTTTGCCCTAGTAATATGGCAGCCACGagtatttttaattaacaaAATCCTGTTTGGCTTGGTTAAGTTCTTATAGAACGCAAAAGCTTGCTAGACTTCAGATCCTTTTAATCAAGAATTCTAATATGGAAAGATTGGAAAGTAATTTACTTAAGTATTAAGTAAATTACAGGAACTTTTACGTCATCGCAATGAGTCATTAGTGATTACGTCTCAAAATCATTAAGTACACTGACTCACTTAGAAACGGACACACGCACAACCAACAAGTAATGCCCTATAAAACTACAAGAAACAAAGGTAGTATGTACCTATCAAACTAGTATGCACTTACGTCCTTTTAACTTCTGCAAGGAACTTAGTGCTTTGTCTTTTATGCGTCGTCGATTTGGCGAGCAACAACTGACGAGAGAGGGAGCTTAAATCGTTGCATTAAGATTCACTATCAGTTAATATTGAACGATACTTTCTCCGTAATCAGGTGAAACCTTTCATTTTATGTGATTCCGATTATATTTGAATGTAGTTAAATGTCTACGCCCGTCCCATGCATGACAATGTAATTTGGTTGCAATTTTTGGATGTAAGTGTCTAGAACGAAGCTAAGGATGAAAGAAGAGTTTTAGACGGACCTAATAATACGGAGAGACACGGAGGTTTTAAATCATCAATTTGCGAACCGTCTGACATACATTttctaaatatgtaaattaatgtgctaaacttccaaaaaatgtctacaaattctacaaatattttacataaCAGGTAATCCATTAAAAAGGACTGTTTATTTGTAtgcttatttaaatgtacttttatgtacgaagagaggcctatgctcagcagtgggcgactgaaggctagaatgatgattgtggcaaaaataaacagattatttatctatctatcataGAAACCATCATTCGACTGAAGATAAAAGCTGATTCCGCAAAGACCAGTTATGTCTTTCTTACGAGTCTCAATTGCACAGATATCGCGAACAGTAAACAAGTAATTAGTAATTTGTAATTACTCAATTCGCTCTCATTAGCCGGATTGATACGGTGTATAACAGCTTGCGTAACTTGCTCACGCATAACAACGGTAAGTGACAGTAGAAAACCCATTAGACTATTTGCCGTTTTCACGTGCAAATAGTGGTATGGTGGAACAGGTGCCAACTTGATTGCCGATGGGTGCGGgaataatggctcctctacacgatgggccagcgccggccactccaagggacgcagccatgcggtagaatagaATGAGATactaatatcacttgctccctctacaGTCTTTAGACAGCGTGCCAAGGCACGCCACGCATATCGGTGTGCGGCGGGCACAGACCAACGGAACCCCTAGGCGGTTTTCTGTGGCATCATGAACCTTGTCGGAGTCACAGACGAAGTAATAGCaataccgtacagaaaggacacttcctacaaactcgaggtttgacagcggttcagggtcgaatcatgctatatgtgaatatggcactatccctctcggcaatttagggttgtcaaaattcaagtgaaaatcttatctgtggtcgtgcaagcaaggaagtcaagtggtgccaaccctaataatagctcggagcaatgctgagccgaacggagccgagttcgaccgaagtcaggagtgtctccccactg
This region includes:
- the LOC134678611 gene encoding uncharacterized protein LOC134678611, which codes for MYAKLALVSLVLAAVVATPVPGGHGHHKHVTIHVPYKVHTIHHHHVSKVHVPVVKEVPVIKEVPVYNYKEVHVPVIKHVPYPVEKKVVVEKIVHVPVHHHEEHKWEAPKGWESEALSHGWN